The following coding sequences are from one Salvia splendens isolate huo1 unplaced genomic scaffold, SspV2 ctg343, whole genome shotgun sequence window:
- the LOC121789816 gene encoding uncharacterized transmembrane protein DDB_G0289901-like, whose translation MDPLPSVDYAYNLIQQEETRLRVLQQANTGGAAAMDGIGTGLAIRGWQNPTGGSRGGGRGSNGGGRGSNSGGRGSGNDRNRRNWWEEKHGKPPQPQTPWNRGGHAAAAVGGDGGNAVQGVVQTAGAVQPGGRTRNEAAQPANTTGAANFVASGSGSVIHDWSEELMRGEAAPDSGNER comes from the exons ATGGACCCGCTTCCCTCCGTCGACTATGCGTACAACCTGATTCAGCAGGAGGAGACACGACTCCGAGTGCTACAACAGGCAAACACCGGCGGAGCAGCTGCCATGGATGGAATTGGAACTGGCCTCGCCATCCGAGGGTGGCAGAACCCTACCGGCGGCTCTCGGGGTGGCGGTCGCGGCAGCAACGGTGGTGGTCGCGGCAGCAACAGTGGTGGTCGCGGCAGTGGCAATGATAGAAATCggcgaa attggtgggaagagaagCACGGCAAGCCGCCGCAACCGCAAACACCCTGGAACCGTGGCGGGCACGCCGCCGCAGCAGTTGGAGGCGACGGAGGCAACGCCGTGCAGGGGGTCGTGCAAACCGCCGGTGCTGTCCAGCCAGGAGGAAGGACCAGAAATGAAGCTGCTCAGCCGGCGAACACAACCGGGGCAGCAAACTTCGTTGCCAGCGGAAGTGGGAGTGTAATTCACGATTGGAGTGAAGAATTGATGAGGGGAGAGGCGGCGCCTGATTCAg